A part of Nocardioides sp. WS12 genomic DNA contains:
- a CDS encoding aminotransferase class I/II-fold pyridoxal phosphate-dependent enzyme gives MTSRYAAAARANVPPFHVMDLLAGAAERQRTHSDLVNLVAGQPSTGAPAPVNAEAIRLLSTGDPLGYTTSTGIPELRTAIAGHYRRSYALEISPVDVIVTTGSSGGFLLAFLAAFDAGDRVAIARPGYPCYRNVLSALGCELVEIPTGPATRFQPTVEQLAQAHAHTPFAGLVVASPANPTGTMLLPEELAAIAAWCDTTGVQLVSDEIYHGIEYADGPGSTDSLASSAWQTSREAVVFGSFSKYFSMTGWRLGWMLAPERLRRPVDVLTGNFSICPPVLAQHAALAAFDDASYAELNAHVGRYAHNRGLLLDGLRRLGITELAPADGAFYAYADVRHLTNDSMAYARDLLARTGVAVATGIDFDTVDGGKFLRFSFAGTTADIVTALDRLDGHL, from the coding sequence GTGACCAGCAGGTACGCCGCAGCGGCGCGGGCGAACGTGCCGCCGTTCCATGTCATGGACCTGCTGGCGGGGGCGGCGGAGCGGCAGCGCACCCATAGCGACCTGGTCAATCTCGTCGCCGGCCAGCCCAGCACGGGGGCGCCGGCGCCGGTCAACGCCGAGGCGATCCGGTTGCTCAGCACGGGCGACCCGCTCGGCTACACGACTTCGACGGGCATTCCCGAACTCCGCACGGCGATCGCCGGCCACTACCGCCGCTCGTACGCGCTGGAGATCAGCCCGGTCGACGTCATCGTCACCACGGGCTCGAGCGGCGGCTTCCTGCTCGCGTTCCTCGCCGCCTTCGACGCGGGCGACCGCGTGGCCATCGCACGGCCCGGCTACCCCTGCTACCGCAATGTCCTCAGTGCGCTGGGTTGCGAGCTGGTCGAGATCCCGACCGGCCCGGCGACCCGCTTCCAGCCAACCGTCGAGCAATTGGCCCAGGCGCATGCCCACACCCCGTTCGCCGGGCTCGTCGTGGCGAGTCCCGCGAACCCGACGGGCACGATGTTGCTGCCCGAGGAACTGGCGGCGATCGCGGCCTGGTGCGACACGACCGGCGTCCAGCTGGTCTCCGACGAGATCTACCACGGCATCGAGTACGCCGACGGCCCTGGCAGCACCGACAGCCTCGCGAGCTCGGCCTGGCAGACCTCGCGTGAAGCCGTGGTCTTCGGGTCGTTCTCGAAGTACTTCTCGATGACGGGCTGGCGGCTCGGCTGGATGCTGGCCCCCGAGCGACTGCGCCGGCCGGTCGACGTACTCACGGGCAACTTCAGCATCTGCCCGCCCGTCCTGGCCCAGCACGCCGCGCTGGCGGCGTTCGACGATGCGTCGTACGCGGAGCTCAACGCGCACGTCGGTCGGTATGCCCACAACCGCGGCCTGTTGCTCGACGGCCTGCGCCGACTCGGCATCACCGAACTCGCCCCGGCCGACGGCGCGTTCTACGCCTACGCCGACGTCCGGCACCTGACGAACGACTCGATGGCCTACGCCCGCGACCTGCTCGCCCGCACCGGAGTCGCGGTCGCCACCGGCATCGACTTCGACACGGTCGACGGAGGCAAGTTCCTCCGCTTCAGCTTTGCCGGTACGACGGCCGACATCGTCACCGCGCTCGACCGCCTCGACGGACACCTCTGA
- a CDS encoding putative T7SS-secreted protein — MYGDTELIRRRVSSLRDQGAEVRAMADELVARVEGLGWTGRAADAMTERVSDRARHLRTAADGHVAAADALASHAEAVDVATDDIANVEARVTAMVADAQGRIAAITAANEDGRPAVTPDPTDEILAAFVAPPRGHRDWLDVDVPGLER; from the coding sequence ATGTACGGCGACACGGAACTCATCCGACGCCGCGTCTCGTCGTTGCGCGACCAGGGCGCGGAGGTGCGGGCCATGGCCGACGAACTGGTGGCGCGGGTCGAAGGCCTCGGCTGGACCGGCCGCGCGGCCGACGCGATGACCGAACGCGTCTCTGACCGCGCGCGCCATCTGCGCACAGCCGCCGACGGCCACGTGGCCGCAGCGGACGCCCTTGCCTCGCATGCCGAAGCCGTGGACGTGGCCACCGACGACATCGCGAACGTCGAGGCCCGGGTGACCGCGATGGTTGCCGACGCACAGGGCCGGATCGCGGCGATCACCGCTGCCAACGAGGACGGCCGTCCCGCGGTCACCCCCGATCCCACCGACGAGATCCTGGCCGCGTTCGTGGCCCCGCCACGCGGACACCGCGACTGGCTCGACGTCGACGTCCCCGGACTGGAGCGCTGA
- a CDS encoding NAD(P)/FAD-dependent oxidoreductase: MTDHVDVLIVGAGLSGIDAAYHVNKAFPDKSYAVLEMRGALGGTWDLFRYPGIRSDSDMHTLGFGWKPWKGTKAIVDGPDILAYLQEAAAENGIDEHIRYHHKVVHAEFSTADARWTVSIERTDTGETTEVTADFLWSASGYYNYDAGFTPEFAGREDFEGQVVHPQQWPEDLDYQGKRVVVIGSGATAVTLIPALANSGAGHVTMLQRTPTYIISQPTHDHVSAQMYKRLPDMVAKKLIRTRYLTSRIAFYEFCQARPTESRALLRKLLERQLPKGVDFDEHFRPPYDPWDQRLCAVPGGDLFKALRQHTVDIVTDHIERFTPKGILLKSGQELEADIIVTATGLNLSLFGGATLAVDGAFVKPSDSMVYKGLMLSDVPNFAFIMGYTNASWTLKADLVCEYVVKLLRHMDKTSTRTVVPNRDPSIAEEPFLDFQAGYVMRVIDAMPKQGSTYPWRMKMNYFQDVLAFRKPVADEALEFSA, from the coding sequence ATGACCGACCACGTCGACGTACTCATCGTCGGAGCCGGCCTTTCCGGCATCGATGCGGCCTACCACGTGAACAAGGCCTTCCCGGACAAGTCGTACGCAGTCCTCGAGATGCGCGGCGCCCTCGGCGGCACCTGGGACCTGTTCCGCTACCCCGGCATCCGCTCGGACTCCGACATGCACACCCTGGGCTTCGGCTGGAAGCCGTGGAAGGGCACGAAGGCGATCGTCGACGGCCCGGACATCCTCGCCTACCTCCAGGAGGCGGCGGCCGAGAACGGCATCGACGAGCACATCCGCTACCACCACAAGGTCGTGCACGCGGAGTTCTCCACCGCCGACGCCCGCTGGACGGTGAGCATCGAGCGCACCGACACCGGCGAGACCACCGAGGTCACCGCCGACTTCCTCTGGTCGGCGTCCGGCTACTACAACTACGACGCCGGTTTCACCCCTGAGTTCGCGGGGCGTGAGGACTTCGAGGGCCAGGTGGTCCACCCCCAGCAGTGGCCGGAGGACCTCGACTACCAGGGCAAGCGCGTCGTGGTCATCGGCTCCGGCGCCACCGCCGTCACGCTGATCCCGGCCCTGGCCAACTCCGGCGCCGGGCACGTCACGATGCTGCAGCGCACGCCGACGTACATCATCAGCCAGCCGACGCACGACCACGTGTCGGCGCAGATGTACAAGCGCCTGCCCGACATGGTCGCGAAGAAGCTCATCCGCACCCGCTACCTCACCAGCCGGATCGCGTTCTACGAGTTCTGCCAGGCCCGGCCGACCGAGTCGCGGGCGCTCCTGCGCAAGCTCCTCGAGCGCCAGTTGCCCAAGGGCGTCGACTTCGACGAGCACTTCCGGCCGCCGTACGACCCGTGGGACCAGCGCCTGTGCGCCGTCCCCGGTGGCGACCTGTTCAAGGCGCTGCGCCAGCACACCGTCGACATCGTGACCGACCACATCGAGCGGTTCACCCCGAAGGGCATCCTGCTGAAGTCCGGCCAGGAACTCGAGGCGGACATCATCGTCACGGCCACCGGTCTCAACCTGAGCCTGTTCGGCGGGGCCACCTTGGCGGTCGACGGCGCCTTCGTGAAGCCCTCGGACAGCATGGTCTACAAGGGCCTGATGCTCAGCGACGTCCCCAACTTCGCGTTCATCATGGGCTACACGAACGCGTCCTGGACCCTCAAGGCCGACCTCGTGTGCGAGTACGTCGTCAAGCTCCTGCGCCACATGGACAAGACCAGCACCCGCACCGTGGTCCCGAACCGCGACCCGTCCATTGCCGAGGAGCCCTTCCTGGACTTCCAGGCCGGCTACGTCATGCGGGTGATCGACGCGATGCCCAAGCAGGGCTCGACCTACCCGTGGCGGATGAAGATGAACTACTTCCAGGACGTGCTGGCGTTCCGCAAGCCCGTGGCCGACGAGGCCCTGGAGTTCTCGGCCTGA
- a CDS encoding TetR/AcrR family transcriptional regulator, which yields MGAPRGDATDGRKRRWQEHNAARRQAIIDAALTVLTRDVAPGEELNVQQIADEAGVHRTVLYRYFEDRTDLDLAIQREVCTLATGPLLAAVTLEGTPREIVHRIVGAYVDWAVTNMALMRFAEREVAGAPSKPLDDAITQFAAMVEEVIGAFIEILGVEMSDDDRDSLTPWVFLLVGGGMAAVRSWTARAELRPAVPEFTALLAEVTWLQVEGLAKTRSIELPDLPVEELLNLKDSP from the coding sequence ATGGGAGCGCCGAGGGGCGATGCCACTGACGGTCGCAAGCGACGCTGGCAGGAGCACAACGCCGCGCGCCGCCAGGCGATCATCGACGCCGCACTGACGGTGCTCACCCGCGACGTCGCGCCGGGCGAAGAACTCAACGTGCAGCAGATCGCCGATGAGGCAGGCGTGCACCGGACCGTGCTGTACCGGTACTTCGAGGACCGCACCGATCTCGACCTCGCCATCCAGCGCGAAGTGTGCACGCTGGCGACCGGGCCGCTCCTGGCCGCGGTGACCCTCGAGGGCACTCCCCGCGAGATCGTCCACCGGATCGTCGGCGCCTACGTCGACTGGGCCGTCACGAACATGGCGCTGATGCGCTTCGCCGAACGCGAGGTCGCGGGAGCGCCGTCCAAGCCACTCGACGACGCGATCACCCAATTCGCCGCCATGGTCGAGGAGGTGATCGGCGCGTTCATCGAGATCCTCGGTGTCGAGATGTCCGACGACGACCGCGACTCCCTCACGCCCTGGGTCTTCCTGCTCGTCGGCGGCGGCATGGCCGCCGTGCGCAGCTGGACCGCCCGTGCCGAACTCCGCCCCGCCGTTCCCGAATTCACCGCACTGCTCGCCGAGGTCACCTGGCTCCAGGTCGAGGGCCTCGCGAAGACGCGTTCCATCGAGTTGCCCGACCTCCCCGTCGAGGAACTCCTGAACCTGAAGGACAGCCCATGA
- a CDS encoding CaiB/BaiF CoA-transferase family protein: protein MSAGPLDGLKVVELTSLAPAPFACMVLADLGADVIRVDRAGGGDALAVPSGYFDRGQRSIAVDLKDPRGVDIVRGLVDDADILVEGFRPGVAERLGVGPKDCQGWNPRLVYGRLTGYGQHGPMAQAAGHDINYVALAGALEPIGRAGERPLPPLNLVADFAGGGFLLVIGLLAALREREFSGKGQVVDASMVEGAALLTTFVHAMASTGLWMPERGTNFLDSGAAFYDTYVCSDGKYVAVGALEPQFYAELLARLGLTDEDLPSPFDLDQAGKLRAAFQGVFLTKSRDEWAEVFDGVDACVTPVLSPSEAPDHPHNRARQSFVEIDGRVQPAPAPRFSRSIPPTPEPAPRLGAHTDALLAELGYATGLVAELRAAGVVG from the coding sequence GTGAGCGCCGGTCCTCTCGACGGACTCAAGGTCGTCGAGCTCACCAGCCTCGCGCCGGCACCGTTCGCCTGCATGGTGCTGGCCGACCTCGGTGCCGACGTGATCCGGGTCGACCGCGCGGGCGGCGGCGACGCGCTCGCCGTACCGTCGGGTTACTTCGACCGCGGTCAGCGCTCGATCGCCGTGGACCTCAAGGACCCCCGCGGCGTCGACATCGTCCGCGGCCTCGTCGACGACGCAGACATCCTGGTCGAGGGCTTCCGCCCCGGTGTCGCCGAGCGGCTGGGCGTGGGACCGAAGGACTGCCAGGGCTGGAATCCCCGGCTGGTCTACGGCCGGCTCACCGGCTACGGCCAGCACGGTCCGATGGCCCAGGCCGCCGGGCACGACATCAACTACGTCGCCCTCGCCGGCGCGCTCGAGCCGATCGGCCGGGCGGGGGAGCGGCCGCTGCCGCCGTTGAACCTGGTTGCCGACTTCGCCGGAGGTGGCTTTCTCCTCGTGATCGGCCTGCTGGCTGCACTGCGTGAGCGGGAGTTCTCCGGCAAGGGCCAGGTCGTCGACGCCTCGATGGTCGAAGGCGCGGCGCTGCTCACCACCTTCGTGCACGCGATGGCGTCGACCGGCCTGTGGATGCCCGAGCGGGGCACCAACTTCCTCGACTCCGGCGCCGCGTTCTACGACACCTACGTCTGCAGCGACGGCAAGTACGTCGCCGTCGGGGCGCTCGAGCCGCAGTTCTATGCCGAACTGCTGGCCCGGCTCGGACTCACTGACGAGGACCTTCCCTCGCCGTTCGACCTGGACCAGGCGGGCAAGCTTCGCGCGGCCTTCCAGGGCGTGTTCCTCACGAAGAGCCGCGACGAGTGGGCCGAGGTGTTCGACGGGGTCGACGCCTGTGTCACGCCCGTGCTGTCGCCGAGCGAGGCACCCGATCACCCGCACAACCGGGCCCGCCAGAGCTTCGTCGAGATCGACGGACGCGTCCAGCCGGCCCCGGCGCCGCGGTTCTCCCGCAGCATCCCGCCCACCCCGGAGCCGGCGCCTCGGCTGGGTGCCCACACCGATGCACTCCTCGCCGAGCTCGGCTACGCGACCGGCCTGGTCGCGGAACTCCGCGCGGCCGGCGTCGTCGGCTGA
- a CDS encoding FAD-binding protein: protein MTTALPAGLALPETVSADQLTPDTESFDVVVVGFGIAGGCAALEAARDGARVLLLERAAVHGGTSSMSGGHFYLGGGTAVQQATGHEDPVEEMVRYLMASTKDPDEQKIRAYCEGSVAHFDWLEALGFEFERSFFPGKAVIQPGTQGLMFTGNEKVWPFRDDIKPAPRGHKVPVPGDTEGTRIVMDLLRDQVEKAGVEVRYETGATNLVVDGDRVVGLAWKSFEKTGVVRAGGVVIAAGGFVNNQDMVDHYTPALKSATFTLGSTYDDGLAIRLGESVGAALENMDEPFITAPFYPPSDLVKGVIVNRDGQRFVAEDSYHARTSYEVLRQPGGVAFLIVDSDHYEEQRMSLAPLKDGFETIEEMESGLGLPEGSLVATMTSYNKHAAAGEDPELHKHPDWLAPQTTAPWAVLELSLGVAYYAGFTLGGMATTVDGEVRRPDGSVIPGLYAAGACASNIAQDGAGYCSGTQLGEGSFFGRRAGLHASRYAR, encoded by the coding sequence ATGACGACTGCCCTCCCTGCCGGACTCGCCCTTCCCGAGACGGTCTCCGCCGACCAGTTGACCCCGGACACCGAGTCCTTCGACGTCGTGGTCGTGGGCTTCGGCATCGCCGGCGGGTGCGCGGCTCTCGAAGCCGCCCGCGACGGGGCCCGGGTGCTCCTGCTCGAGCGGGCTGCCGTGCACGGCGGCACGTCCTCGATGTCGGGCGGCCACTTCTACCTCGGCGGCGGTACGGCGGTGCAGCAGGCGACCGGACACGAGGACCCGGTCGAGGAGATGGTGCGCTACCTGATGGCGAGCACCAAGGACCCCGACGAACAGAAGATCCGCGCGTACTGCGAGGGATCGGTCGCGCACTTCGACTGGCTCGAGGCGCTCGGCTTCGAGTTCGAACGCTCCTTCTTCCCCGGCAAGGCGGTCATCCAGCCCGGCACCCAGGGCCTGATGTTCACGGGCAACGAGAAGGTCTGGCCCTTCCGCGACGACATCAAGCCGGCACCGCGCGGCCACAAGGTCCCGGTGCCCGGCGACACCGAAGGCACCCGGATCGTGATGGACCTGCTCCGCGACCAGGTCGAGAAGGCCGGCGTCGAGGTCCGCTACGAGACCGGCGCGACCAACCTCGTCGTCGACGGCGACCGCGTGGTCGGGCTGGCCTGGAAGTCGTTCGAGAAGACCGGCGTGGTCCGTGCCGGCGGCGTGGTCATCGCGGCCGGTGGCTTCGTGAACAACCAGGACATGGTCGACCACTACACGCCGGCGCTGAAGTCCGCGACGTTCACCCTCGGGTCGACGTACGACGACGGGCTGGCGATCCGGTTGGGCGAGTCCGTGGGCGCGGCCCTCGAGAACATGGACGAACCGTTCATCACCGCGCCGTTCTACCCGCCGTCCGACCTGGTCAAGGGAGTGATCGTGAACCGGGACGGCCAGCGGTTCGTGGCCGAGGACAGCTACCACGCGCGGACGTCGTACGAGGTGCTGCGGCAGCCCGGCGGGGTCGCGTTCCTGATTGTCGACAGCGACCACTACGAGGAGCAGCGGATGTCGCTCGCTCCCTTGAAGGACGGCTTCGAGACCATCGAGGAGATGGAGTCCGGACTCGGCCTCCCCGAGGGCTCGCTCGTGGCCACGATGACCAGTTACAACAAGCACGCCGCAGCCGGCGAGGACCCGGAACTGCACAAGCACCCCGACTGGCTCGCCCCGCAGACCACCGCACCGTGGGCCGTCCTGGAGCTGAGCCTGGGTGTCGCCTACTACGCCGGCTTCACCCTCGGCGGCATGGCCACCACCGTCGACGGAGAGGTACGACGCCCCGACGGTTCGGTCATCCCCGGCCTGTACGCCGCCGGCGCCTGCGCCTCCAACATCGCCCAGGACGGTGCCGGCTACTGCTCGGGCACCCAGCTCGGAGAGGGTTCGTTCTTCGGGCGCCGCGCGGGTCTCCACGCGTCTCGCTACGCTCGCTGA
- a CDS encoding FAD-dependent oxidoreductase, translating to MAYVVTQSCCADASCVVACPVNCIHPAPGEPGFGTSEMVYIDANSCVGCGACATACPVGAMVPDAALTTKQLPFIDLNAAYYDAFPHADRTPLALVPPQRRLTRRGPFRVAVIGAGPAGLYTADELLKHPEIEGVDVYDRLRTPYGLVRHGVAPDHASTKQVTRLFEAIERQPRFRYFLGAEVGTEGVTLADLRAGYHAVVYAVGASADRNLDIPGEDLAGSLAATAVVGWYNGHPDQRDLDVPLAHERAVVVGNGNVALDVARILSRPLTVLERTDLAPGALAQLATSGVREVVVLGRRGPAQAAFTVPELIGLSGLDDVDVLVDADASLLTGDDQRSKLLRELAERTPSADPGRRRIVLAFTASPIEILGEDGRVTGVRVARNDLVPTADGDVRARATDDIRTIETGLVIRSVGHRGLPVADLPFDDSTATIPNDGGRVEPGVYVVGWIKRGPNGFIGTNKTCAQETVEAILDDLDAGLPEPTGSARRAAELVRAVHPDASDLTGWQRLDAAEREQGARIGRPRAKIVDPDAQQAVSATRVDTARGRGLRRRTVS from the coding sequence ATGGCCTACGTCGTCACGCAGTCCTGCTGCGCCGACGCCTCGTGCGTCGTCGCCTGCCCGGTCAACTGCATCCACCCCGCACCGGGCGAGCCCGGTTTCGGCACCTCCGAGATGGTCTACATCGACGCGAACTCCTGCGTCGGCTGCGGAGCCTGCGCGACGGCCTGCCCGGTCGGCGCCATGGTCCCCGATGCTGCACTGACCACCAAGCAGCTGCCGTTCATCGACCTCAACGCGGCCTACTACGACGCGTTCCCGCACGCCGACCGGACGCCCCTGGCCCTGGTGCCGCCGCAGCGACGGCTCACCCGTCGAGGCCCGTTCCGGGTGGCGGTGATCGGCGCCGGCCCGGCCGGTCTCTACACGGCCGACGAGCTGCTCAAGCACCCCGAGATCGAGGGCGTCGACGTCTACGATCGCCTCCGGACGCCGTACGGCCTGGTCCGGCACGGGGTCGCACCCGATCACGCCTCGACCAAGCAGGTCACCCGACTCTTCGAGGCGATCGAGCGGCAGCCGCGCTTCCGCTACTTCCTCGGCGCCGAGGTCGGCACCGAAGGCGTGACGCTCGCCGACCTGCGAGCGGGCTACCACGCCGTCGTCTACGCGGTCGGTGCTTCCGCTGACCGCAACCTCGACATCCCCGGCGAAGACCTCGCCGGCTCGCTCGCGGCGACCGCGGTCGTGGGTTGGTACAACGGCCACCCGGACCAGCGCGACCTCGACGTGCCGCTCGCCCACGAGCGGGCGGTCGTCGTCGGCAACGGCAACGTCGCGCTCGACGTGGCGCGCATCCTCAGCCGCCCGTTGACCGTCCTCGAACGCACCGATCTCGCGCCCGGGGCGCTCGCGCAGCTCGCCACGAGCGGGGTGCGGGAGGTCGTCGTACTCGGTCGCCGCGGCCCGGCGCAGGCAGCGTTCACCGTGCCCGAACTGATCGGCCTGTCCGGTCTCGACGACGTCGACGTCCTCGTCGATGCCGACGCGTCGCTGCTCACCGGTGACGACCAGCGCAGCAAGCTCCTGCGCGAGCTCGCCGAACGGACGCCGTCGGCCGACCCCGGGCGCCGCCGGATCGTGCTCGCGTTCACCGCTTCCCCGATCGAGATCCTCGGCGAGGACGGCCGGGTCACCGGCGTCCGCGTCGCCCGCAACGACCTCGTCCCGACCGCGGACGGCGACGTCCGCGCCCGAGCCACCGACGACATCCGCACCATCGAGACCGGTCTGGTGATCCGCTCCGTCGGCCATCGCGGTCTCCCCGTCGCCGACCTCCCCTTCGACGACAGCACCGCCACGATCCCCAACGACGGTGGTCGCGTCGAGCCCGGCGTGTACGTCGTCGGCTGGATCAAGCGCGGCCCGAACGGCTTCATCGGCACCAACAAGACCTGCGCCCAGGAGACCGTGGAGGCGATCCTCGACGACCTCGATGCCGGTCTCCCCGAGCCGACCGGGTCGGCGCGCCGTGCGGCCGAACTGGTCCGCGCGGTCCACCCCGACGCGTCCGACCTCACCGGCTGGCAGCGTCTCGACGCCGCCGAGCGGGAACAGGGCGCGCGTATCGGTCGCCCCCGGGCGAAGATTGTCGACCCCGACGCGCAGCAAGCGGTCTCCGCGACACGTGTCGACACGGCGCGTGGCCGTGGCCTCCGACGGCGTACGGTGTCGTGA
- a CDS encoding acyl-CoA dehydrogenase family protein: protein MPQRRSLWMDTDLDDFRALARTFCEKEVKPNVDRFIENKQVDRELWNKAGEVGLLCLSVPEEYGGGGGTFAHEAILVEEQARAGDSSWGVSLHNGIVAHYILNYGTEEQKLEWLPKMASGEVVGAIAMTEPGTGSDLQSIKAKAIREGDEYVVNGSKTFITNGAQADVVITVVKTNPEESAAGISLVIVPTDTPGFSRGRVLDKIGMKGQDTSELSFVDVRIPVTNLLGTEEGQGFIQLMEQLPQERLIVAVSNVAAMEFCFDETLRYVHDRHAFNRPIWGFQNTKFKMAEVATEARVARSFVDECITLHLEKQLDIPTVAMAKLWCSERAQKVADKCLQLHGGYGYMTEYPIARAWADLRVSQIYAGTSEIMKEIIARSMPAPV, encoded by the coding sequence ATGCCCCAGCGTCGTTCGCTCTGGATGGACACCGACCTCGATGACTTCCGCGCCCTCGCGCGCACCTTCTGCGAGAAGGAGGTCAAGCCGAACGTCGACCGGTTCATCGAGAACAAGCAGGTCGACCGCGAGCTGTGGAACAAGGCCGGCGAGGTCGGCCTCCTGTGCCTCTCGGTTCCCGAGGAGTACGGCGGCGGTGGCGGCACCTTCGCGCACGAGGCGATCCTGGTCGAGGAGCAGGCCCGGGCCGGCGACAGCTCCTGGGGCGTCTCGCTCCACAACGGCATCGTGGCGCACTACATCCTCAACTACGGCACCGAGGAGCAGAAGCTCGAGTGGCTGCCGAAGATGGCCAGCGGCGAGGTCGTCGGTGCCATCGCGATGACCGAACCCGGCACCGGCTCGGACCTGCAGAGCATCAAGGCCAAGGCGATCCGTGAGGGCGACGAGTACGTCGTCAACGGGTCCAAGACCTTCATCACCAACGGCGCCCAGGCCGATGTCGTCATCACGGTCGTGAAGACGAACCCGGAGGAGTCCGCTGCCGGCATCTCGCTGGTCATCGTGCCGACCGACACCCCGGGCTTCTCGCGCGGACGGGTGCTCGACAAGATCGGAATGAAGGGCCAGGACACGTCGGAGCTCAGCTTCGTCGACGTACGGATCCCGGTCACGAACCTCCTCGGTACCGAGGAGGGCCAGGGCTTCATCCAGCTGATGGAGCAGTTGCCGCAGGAGCGCCTGATCGTCGCCGTCTCCAACGTCGCTGCGATGGAGTTCTGCTTCGACGAGACGCTGCGCTACGTCCACGACCGGCACGCGTTCAACCGGCCGATCTGGGGCTTCCAGAACACCAAGTTCAAGATGGCCGAGGTCGCGACCGAGGCCCGGGTCGCGCGGTCGTTCGTCGACGAGTGCATCACCTTGCACCTCGAGAAGCAGCTCGACATCCCGACCGTGGCGATGGCGAAGCTCTGGTGCTCCGAGCGCGCACAGAAGGTCGCCGACAAGTGCCTGCAACTGCACGGTGGCTACGGCTACATGACCGAGTACCCCATCGCCCGCGCCTGGGCCGACCTCCGGGTCTCCCAGATCTACGCCGGCACGAGCGAGATCATGAAGGAGATCATCGCCCGGTCGATGCCGGCACCGGTCTGA
- a CDS encoding diiron oxygenase produces the protein MTATADRTADIASDTAGLSFQDTLQVLSEASVHQHFDAFLDIAWDSPEFEMIPNDVRWVLPEIDALGQTEWYKSLSVERQIEVGQYRLSNIMKVGLQFEQVLIGGVMSHLIGMGNNRPEFRYSTHEVTEECHHTQMFQEAVNRIGVDVQGGPKWFVKVAPFLCLAGGPLTNIFFIGILAGEEPIDYLQKSVLRSGHDLHPIVTRVMQIHVAEEARHIGFAHAYLVERSKDYGPVQRAALSLVYPIVMRVLCDVIMKPTRQMQKDLDIPKHVMREVYWKSPESKKLLRDTFGDVRMLADELGLMNPVSRRLWRLLGIAGPSSRFRSEPKSAAV, from the coding sequence ATGACTGCCACCGCCGATCGCACCGCCGACATCGCCTCCGACACCGCGGGGCTGAGCTTCCAGGACACCCTCCAGGTCCTGTCCGAGGCCTCGGTGCACCAGCACTTCGATGCATTCCTCGACATCGCGTGGGACAGCCCCGAGTTCGAGATGATCCCCAACGACGTGCGCTGGGTGCTCCCGGAGATCGACGCGCTGGGCCAGACCGAGTGGTACAAGTCGCTGTCCGTCGAGCGGCAGATCGAGGTCGGTCAGTACCGCCTCTCCAACATCATGAAGGTCGGCCTGCAGTTCGAGCAGGTGCTGATCGGCGGCGTGATGAGCCACCTCATCGGCATGGGGAACAACCGTCCCGAGTTCCGCTACTCCACGCACGAAGTGACCGAGGAGTGCCACCACACCCAGATGTTCCAGGAGGCCGTCAACCGGATCGGTGTCGACGTCCAGGGCGGGCCGAAGTGGTTCGTCAAGGTCGCCCCGTTCCTGTGCCTGGCCGGCGGACCGCTGACCAACATCTTCTTCATCGGCATCCTCGCCGGCGAGGAGCCGATCGACTACCTGCAGAAGTCGGTGCTGCGCTCGGGCCACGACCTGCACCCGATCGTCACCCGGGTGATGCAGATCCACGTCGCCGAGGAAGCGCGCCACATCGGCTTCGCCCACGCCTACCTCGTCGAACGCTCCAAGGACTACGGCCCCGTCCAGCGCGCCGCGCTCTCGCTCGTCTACCCCATCGTGATGCGCGTGCTGTGCGACGTGATCATGAAGCCGACCCGCCAGATGCAGAAGGACCTCGACATCCCGAAGCACGTCATGCGTGAGGTCTACTGGAAGAGCCCGGAGTCGAAGAAGCTGTTGCGCGACACGTTCGGTGACGTGCGCATGCTGGCTGACGAGCTCGGCCTGATGAACCCCGTCTCGCGCCGACTCTGGCGTCTCCTGGGCATCGCCGGCCCCTCGTCGCGATTCCGCAGCGAGCCCAAGTCCGCTGCCGTCTGA